GCGGGCGGCTCGGTGTAGAGCGAGCCGCCCGTTTCCCTTGTGGGCTGAACTCCGGGTCCGTACTCGTCGCCCACGAGCGTGGCTGGCGCCAGCGCACCCCTGCCGCGACGAAGATGCGGCGCACTTGGCTGCGGGCGATCTGCATGCCGGCCTCCCGCGCCGCTGCCGTCAAGGCGGTGAGCGTCCGGTGCGCGGCCGCTGCCTCGTCGGCGGCGCCCACCGTGCCCGCCTCATCGGTGACCAGGCGGCCGGGCGGGTCTTTCCCCACCATGGCGATGATCTGGCCGCGCTCAGCTTCCGTCCGGCGGCGCTTGCGCCCACCACCGGGCTGGTCACCGAGGCCATCGAGCCCCTCGGCGTTGAAGCGGGCCAGGCGCTCGCGCACGGTTTGCGCATGGCACCCCACTGCCGCCGCCATCGCGGCCGTCCGCTTGCCCTCCCAGCGCAAGCCGATCATGCGGGCGCGGCGAATCCAGGCGCCCCGTGCGTGGCGCCTGGCCGCCAGCTTGCGCACGTGGCGTGCTTCGCCTTCATCCTTCTTGGCAGGGCGAGCAGTGAGCAACTGGGGCATGACACCCCCCACTGCCGGGTCACGTCACGCCTGACGTATCGCCGCTTCCATTGAGCAATGCGGCACTACGCCCTACGCCCTGCGCCCTGTACCCTACCAGCGTGCGCAGCGACGAGCGCTTCTCCCCCCCGCGCAACTTCGGCTGGCTCGAGGCCGAGTTCAGCGACTACGCACGCGCCCGCGTGACCGTGCTGCCCGTGCCCTACGACTCCACGACCACGGCCCGCGCCGGCGCCCGCGAAGGGCCGCAGGCGATCATCGACGCCTCCGCCGATATGGAGCTGTACGATCTGGCGATCGAGGCCGAGCCCTTCCGCGCCGGCATCGCTACCCTGCCCGAGCTGGCCGTGCACGCCGGCAGCCCCGAGGCGATGGTGCAGCGCGTGCAGGCCGTCGCCGGCGAGTTGATCGACGACGGCAAGCTGGTGGTGACGCTCGGCGGCGAGCACAGCGTCGCCATCGGCAGCGCCCTGGCCCACGCCGAGCGCATCGCCGGCCTCTCGATCCTCTATCTCGATGCGCACGCCGACTTCCGCGCCGAGTATCTCGACACGCCCTACAACCACGCCTGTGCCCTGCGCCGCATTGCCGAACGCGGCGTGTCCGCCGTGCACGTGGGCATGCGCAGCGCCGACAAGGACGAGCTCGGCGCCCTGCGCGAGATGGGCATCCCCAGCTTCCCCGCGCACGCCTTCCGCCATCCCGCCGAGGCGATCGAGCGGATCGTCGCCGGCCTGCGCGAGCAGGTGTACGTCAGCATCGACCTGGACGTCTTCGACTCGGGCCTGCTGCCCGCCGTGGGCACGCCGGAGCCGGGCGGCCTGGGCTGGTATGCGGTCACGGACCTGCTGGCCGAAGTGGCGCGGCGGCGGCGCATCGCCGGCTTCGACCTGGTGGAGCTGGCACCCGACTACGGCCCGCGCGCCTCGGCGCAGCTCGCCGCCAAGCTCGCCTACCGCACGATCGGCCTGGCGCTGGCGAAGTAAGGCAACCCGCGGCCGCATGCGCCGCGCGCGACGGCCGTCAGACGCGGGCGCGGCGGTCGAGGCCGAACCGCTGCGCGGCCGGCTGCTCGTCGGGGTTGAAGCGCTTCAGGCAATCGCGGCAGGTGAAGCCGATCGGCGGTCGCTTCCGCCACATGTCGGCCGCGCTGGCCCAGGCCGGCGCCACCACCGGATGGCGGCAGGAACGCGGATCGGTTGGCGGCAGCAACGGCTGTGCATCGCGCGATTCGCCGCCGCGCAGGCGTGCAAAGAAGCTCATGGCGCAGCTACTCCGGCCAGGCGGTGGGACGCACAGCGGCGGCCGCGCCGTCATCTAGCTGCCGGAGATCTCGAATCTCCCGCGCTCCGGCTTTAGCGCGAAACGAAGTTCACGCTCCACGACTGTATCACGCCGTCCTTATAGGGCATCACGCCGTGGAAGGCCGGCGCTTCGCGCTGGAACACGTAGTCGAGCCAGAGCCGGTCGCCCTCCCACAAATTGAGCGCCTGCATGCCCGCGATCGGCACCCACTCCAGCCGCCCCTCCGCGTTCTCGGAGAGGGGCTCGCCGTGCCAGCGGTCGATGCGGAAGACGAAGCCGAACCAGTCTTCGCCGCCCTTGCCGAAGCCGGGCCAGCTCAGCGTGCCGCGCAGGGTCAGCTCGTCCGCCTCGATGCCCGCCTCCTCGCGCAGCTCGCGCCGCATCGCCGCGGCCACGTCCTCATCCGCTTCGACTTTGCCGCCGAGGCCGTTGTATTTGCCCAGGTGCACGTCATCCTGGCGACGGTCCCGGTGAATCATCAGCACGGAGGCGCCGTCGGGCGAGAGCACGTAGCCGAGCGTGGCGAGCACGGGGGTGAAACGGGCCATGCGGCACTCCGCGGCGCGGCGGCGCCGCACGGATCGTAGCACGCGGCGGCGCCCGGCCTCGCCCGGTTATGATGGCCGCGCCTGTGGGGTCGATCGAAGCAGCTCCAGGCGCGGAGGTTTGCCATGCCCATCGCCGCCACGATCGCCGGCCGCACGCTCGGTCCGCGGAGCGTCACACTCAGCGCCCGGCGGATCATGGCCTTCGCGGCAGGCACGGACGACCGCAACCCGCGCTACTTCGACGACACGGCCGAGCCGCCGCTCGCGCCGCCCCTGCTGGCGGTCTCGCTGGAGTGGCCCTTGCTGGTGGCGCTGCGCGGCGAGCTGCCCGGCGCCAGCGCCGAGGAGCTGCGCCGCGGGGTGCACGCCGCGCACGATGTGCGCTTCCACCGCCTGCCGCGCGCCGGCGAAACGCTGCGCACCACGGCGACGATCGTGGCGCTGCAGCGCCGGCCAAGCGGCACCGGCCTGCTCACCCGGCTCGACACGATCGATGAGGCGGATGCGCCCGTGTTCACCACGTACAACGGCGGCGTCTACCGCGGTGTGGCGCTGGCCGGCGAGCCGCTGCAGCTGGACGGCCCCTCGTCCCTGCCCGCCGTCGCGGCCGCCGACGGCTGGAGCACGAACATCGAGGTGCCCTGGCAGGCGGCGCACGTCTACACCGAGTGCGCCGAGATCTGGAACCCGATCCACACCGAACGCTCGGTGGCGCTGGCCGCCGGCCTGCCGGACCTGATCCTGCACGGCACGGCCACGCTCGGCTACGCTGCGCAAACGATCGTCGATCGCGTCTGCGACGGCGACCCCACGCGGCTGTTGCGCCTCGGCGCCCGCTTCGGCGCGATGGTGCTGCTCGGTACGCGGCTGATCATCCGCCTCGGCGAGCCGGTCGCCTGCGCCGGCGGCGCCGCGCTGGGATACCGCGTCGAGACGGCGGACGGCGCCCCGGCGATCCACGACGGTGTGGCGCTGGTGTGCTGAGTGGAGGGCAGCAAGGCCGGTACAATAGACGAAAAGCAACAGGCAGCGCGGGTTCGGCGCGGCCGGCAGAGTGGACACGATGGCAGAAGAAGCGAGGAAGGAACCGGCGCGGCGGCCGCCCTGGCCGTTGCGGCAGACCGAGTCGGTGATCGAGCAGCGCATCCGCGAGGCGGCCGAGGCGGGCGCTTTTGACAACCTGCCCACACGCGGCAAGCCCGTGCCGCTCGATCTG
The Dehalococcoidia bacterium DNA segment above includes these coding regions:
- a CDS encoding helix-turn-helix domain-containing protein, coding for MPQLLTARPAKKDEGEARHVRKLAARRHARGAWIRRARMIGLRWEGKRTAAMAAAVGCHAQTVRERLARFNAEGLDGLGDQPGGGRKRRRTEAERGQIIAMVGKDPPGRLVTDEAGTVGAADEAAAAHRTLTALTAAAREAGMQIARSQVRRIFVAAGVRWRQPRSWATSTDPEFSPQGKRAARSTPSRPRRRPFSASPHAAP
- the speB gene encoding agmatinase — encoded protein: MRSDERFSPPRNFGWLEAEFSDYARARVTVLPVPYDSTTTARAGAREGPQAIIDASADMELYDLAIEAEPFRAGIATLPELAVHAGSPEAMVQRVQAVAGELIDDGKLVVTLGGEHSVAIGSALAHAERIAGLSILYLDAHADFRAEYLDTPYNHACALRRIAERGVSAVHVGMRSADKDELGALREMGIPSFPAHAFRHPAEAIERIVAGLREQVYVSIDLDVFDSGLLPAVGTPEPGGLGWYAVTDLLAEVARRRRIAGFDLVELAPDYGPRASAQLAAKLAYRTIGLALAK
- a CDS encoding 8-oxo-dGTP diphosphatase, yielding MARFTPVLATLGYVLSPDGASVLMIHRDRRQDDVHLGKYNGLGGKVEADEDVAAAMRRELREEAGIEADELTLRGTLSWPGFGKGGEDWFGFVFRIDRWHGEPLSENAEGRLEWVPIAGMQALNLWEGDRLWLDYVFQREAPAFHGVMPYKDGVIQSWSVNFVSR
- a CDS encoding MaoC/PaaZ C-terminal domain-containing protein codes for the protein MPIAATIAGRTLGPRSVTLSARRIMAFAAGTDDRNPRYFDDTAEPPLAPPLLAVSLEWPLLVALRGELPGASAEELRRGVHAAHDVRFHRLPRAGETLRTTATIVALQRRPSGTGLLTRLDTIDEADAPVFTTYNGGVYRGVALAGEPLQLDGPSSLPAVAAADGWSTNIEVPWQAAHVYTECAEIWNPIHTERSVALAAGLPDLILHGTATLGYAAQTIVDRVCDGDPTRLLRLGARFGAMVLLGTRLIIRLGEPVACAGGAALGYRVETADGAPAIHDGVALVC